The Callospermophilus lateralis isolate mCalLat2 chromosome 15, mCalLat2.hap1, whole genome shotgun sequence genome window below encodes:
- the LOC143381539 gene encoding olfactory receptor 13A1, whose translation MSNKTMVTEFILQGFSEHPQYHGLLFSCFLSLYSVALTGNVLIILAITFNPGLHTPMYFFLFNLATMDIICTSSIMPKALKGLVSEKNLISFGGCMAQLYFLTWSGSSELLLLTVMAYDRYAAICHPLHYSTMMSKAFCSMLATGVWVLCAFNTAIHTGLMMRLSFCGPNIITHFFCEVPPLLLLSCSSTYVNSVMIVLADAFYGILNFLMTIVSYGFIISSILKMRTSEGKQKAFSTCSSHLIVVCMYYTAVFYAYISPVSSYSAEKSKVAGVLYTMLSPTLNPLIYTLRNKEVKAALAKFFPFFRC comes from the coding sequence ATGAGCAACAAGACAATGGTAACGGAGTTTATCCTGCAGGGCTTTTCGGAGCACCCACAATACCACGGACTCTTATTCAGTTGTTTCCTCTCCCTCTACTCAGTGGCCCTCACAGGGAATGTCCTCATCATCTTGGCCATCACCTTCAACCCTGGGCtgcacacccccatgtacttttTCTTGTTCAACTTGGCTACTATGGACATTATCTGTACCTCCTCCATCATGCCCAAGGCACTGAAGGGTCTGGTGTCAGAGAAGAACTTGATATCCTTTGGAGGCTGCATGGCACAGCTTTATTTCCTCACATGGTCTGGATCCTCAGAGCTGCTGCTCCTCACGGTCATGGCCTATGACCGGTATGCAGCCATCTGCCACCCACTGCATTACAGCACCATGATGAGCAAGGCATTCTGCAGCATGCTGGCCACTGGAGTGTGGGTGCTCTGTGCCTTCAACACTGCCATCCACACAGGGCTGATGATGCGTTTGAGTTTCTGTGGCCCTAACATCATTACCCATTTCTTCTGTGAGGTTCCTCCACTGCTGCTTCTCTCCTGCAGCTCCACCTATGTGAACAGTGTCATGATTGTCCTGGCTGATGCCTTTTATGGCATCTTAAACTTCCTGATGACCATTGTGTCATATGGGTTCATCATTTCTAGCATCCTGAAGATGAGGACTTCAGAAGGgaagcagaaagccttctccacctgttCATCCCACCTCATTGTGGTGTGCATGTACTACACTGCTGTCTTTTATGCCTACATAAGCCCTGTGTCCAGCTACAGTGCAGAGAAAAGCAAGGTGGCTGGGGTGCTATACACCATGTTGAGTCCTACCCTCAACCCCCTCATCTATACTTTGAGAAACAAGGAGGTCAAAGCAGCTCTTGCGAAGTTCTTCCCCTTCTTCAGATGTTAA